One Candidatus Eisenbacteria bacterium genomic region harbors:
- a CDS encoding sodium/solute symporter (Members of the Solute:Sodium Symporter (SSS), TC 2.A.21 as described in tcdb.org, catalyze solute:Na+ symport. Known solutes for members of the family include sugars, amino acids, nucleosides, inositols, vitamins, urea or anions, depending on the system.), which translates to MIVYIFVLALYLGLLAAIGVVLRGRSRSAADFAIGGRSVGPWVTALSFVAAYYSSVVIIGGGGFGYLFGLSTLWIAGFNVLVGTTLAWIVLGRRVRLFTERLDAMTLPGFFAARYGSPRARVLSAEITAIFLIVYNVSVLKGMAECFTGCMGMPYWGGVLLSGLVILFYTAVGGYLAVVWTGFVQAIVMIFALFLLTFAAIMKIGGPTAMADRLAAIGPGYLHTPGEWGWAGLVSFAFIVSLGTWGMPQLIIRFYSIKNAKMLRLGMVVATLGSAVAILPYLNGAIARVLLPGLESADQAIPALTTLVLNDWGGAIFLAGVVAAGMSTFAGILIIISSSMVRDVWIHGMGRTMTPAQEVRANRVTSLAVGVISLLIALKPPALVLVLTAFAWAVIASTNLWPLLFGLYCRRTGPAATFASMIAGAAAALLWQIVRGRLPAPWKGIHGFLIGLAVGLVVIVAGTLFGRPAPRENVARAWGERG; encoded by the coding sequence GTGATCGTTTATATCTTCGTCCTCGCCCTCTACCTCGGCCTCCTCGCCGCCATCGGCGTGGTGCTCCGCGGCCGGAGCCGCAGCGCGGCGGACTTCGCCATCGGCGGGCGCTCCGTCGGCCCGTGGGTCACCGCCCTCTCCTTCGTCGCCGCGTACTACTCGAGCGTGGTGATCATCGGCGGCGGCGGCTTCGGCTATCTCTTCGGCCTCTCCACGCTCTGGATCGCCGGCTTCAACGTGCTCGTCGGCACCACCCTCGCCTGGATCGTGCTCGGCCGGCGGGTGCGCCTCTTCACGGAGCGACTCGACGCGATGACCCTCCCCGGCTTCTTCGCGGCGCGCTACGGATCCCCCCGGGCGCGGGTCCTCTCGGCGGAGATCACGGCGATCTTCCTTATCGTGTATAACGTGAGCGTTCTCAAAGGGATGGCGGAGTGCTTCACCGGCTGCATGGGGATGCCCTACTGGGGGGGCGTGCTCCTCTCCGGCCTGGTGATCCTCTTCTATACCGCGGTCGGCGGCTACCTGGCGGTGGTCTGGACCGGATTCGTGCAGGCCATCGTGATGATCTTCGCCCTCTTCCTCCTCACCTTCGCGGCGATCATGAAGATCGGCGGGCCGACGGCGATGGCGGACCGCCTCGCGGCGATCGGCCCCGGCTACCTGCACACACCCGGCGAATGGGGGTGGGCGGGACTCGTCAGCTTCGCCTTTATCGTGAGCCTCGGCACATGGGGAATGCCCCAGCTCATCATCCGCTTCTACTCGATCAAAAACGCCAAGATGCTTCGTCTCGGGATGGTGGTGGCGACTTTGGGGAGCGCCGTGGCGATCCTCCCCTATCTGAACGGGGCGATCGCCCGGGTGCTTCTCCCCGGCCTGGAGAGCGCGGATCAGGCGATCCCCGCACTCACCACTTTGGTTCTCAATGATTGGGGGGGCGCGATCTTTCTCGCGGGCGTGGTCGCCGCCGGGATGAGCACCTTCGCCGGCATTCTGATCATCATCTCCAGCTCGATGGTGCGGGATGTCTGGATCCACGGGATGGGCCGGACCATGACGCCGGCGCAGGAGGTGCGGGCGAACCGGGTGACCAGCCTCGCCGTCGGCGTGATCAGCCTGCTGATCGCCCTGAAGCCGCCGGCGCTCGTGCTGGTGCTCACCGCTTTCGCCTGGGCGGTGATCGCCTCCACCAACCTGTGGCCGCTCCTCTTCGGGCTTTACTGCAGGCGTACCGGTCCGGCGGCGACATTCGCGAGCATGATCGCGGGCGCCGCCGCGGCGCTTCTCTGGCAGATCGTGCGGGGCCGCCTGCCCGCCCCCTGGAAAGGGATCCACGGTTTCCTGATCGGTCTCGCCGTGGGGCTCGTGGTGATCGTCGCGGGGACGCTGTTCGGGCGGCCGGCGCCGCGGGAAAACGTCGCCCGCGCCTGGGGAGAACGGGGCTGA
- a CDS encoding nucleoside hydrolase — MRKRPFPISFALFVLVVLIATAAAAHDVRHTVIVDADMALDDLRALAIAATAPDLDLLAVIAVDGSASPLAGARSAARLLGALDRSGVPIGVGRATGRPAPAWRPMSEAMGWADLPPENIDAPLPSATDLLRRAIRESHHEITILCLGPLTDLADLLGENPSIAERIGIVYYEGNGPDETPLSWNTARDTAAARVVFAGGFPIVSIALGRGDFLPFDRNLLDAIKRVETPAARAIAAMHADPRTTRLVDAGHFVAWDETLPLLLLEPDLATIRPVPGESDRFRLTAWNREGATRAYLRVLEEGGGPFPPRRSVVFESFPADPALFRRDVAEIAPRVIARHGMEEWKAALLTNELHRHLGIYSILGAKMGIRAREILGASLDETEVVSFTGLGPPLSCMIDGLQASTGASLGRGTIRADGENPRPEALFRKGDRAIRLRIKDELVARIRADIRRAIEEKGNLTPAYFAEVRRLSLVYWLETDRAEAFETTEEAPAAFR; from the coding sequence ATGCGCAAACGACCGTTCCCGATCTCTTTCGCGTTGTTCGTTCTGGTCGTACTGATCGCGACGGCCGCGGCCGCCCACGACGTGCGCCACACCGTGATCGTCGACGCCGACATGGCGCTGGACGATCTGCGCGCGCTGGCGATCGCGGCGACCGCCCCCGACCTGGACCTGCTCGCCGTCATCGCCGTCGACGGCTCCGCCTCTCCCCTCGCCGGCGCGCGGAGCGCCGCCCGACTGCTCGGCGCGCTGGACCGCTCCGGCGTTCCGATCGGCGTCGGCCGCGCGACCGGCCGGCCCGCGCCCGCCTGGCGGCCGATGTCGGAGGCGATGGGTTGGGCGGACCTCCCGCCGGAAAACATCGACGCCCCTCTCCCCTCCGCCACGGATCTCCTCCGCCGCGCCATCCGGGAGTCGCATCACGAAATCACCATTCTCTGCCTCGGGCCGTTGACCGACCTGGCGGACCTGCTTGGGGAGAATCCCTCCATCGCGGAGAGAATCGGAATCGTGTATTACGAGGGGAACGGACCGGACGAGACCCCCCTTTCCTGGAACACGGCGCGGGACACGGCGGCGGCGCGCGTGGTCTTCGCGGGCGGATTCCCGATCGTTTCGATCGCGCTCGGGCGCGGGGATTTCCTCCCCTTCGACCGAAATCTGCTGGACGCGATCAAGCGGGTGGAGACGCCGGCGGCGCGGGCGATCGCGGCGATGCACGCCGACCCCAGAACCACGCGCCTCGTCGACGCGGGCCACTTCGTCGCCTGGGACGAGACCCTCCCCCTTCTTCTTCTCGAGCCGGATCTGGCGACGATCCGCCCCGTTCCGGGAGAGTCGGACCGCTTCCGCCTGACCGCCTGGAATCGGGAAGGGGCGACGCGCGCCTACCTGCGCGTGCTCGAGGAAGGGGGCGGCCCCTTCCCGCCGCGCCGATCGGTCGTCTTCGAGAGTTTCCCCGCCGACCCGGCCCTTTTCCGGCGGGACGTGGCGGAGATCGCGCCGCGGGTGATCGCCCGGCACGGCATGGAGGAGTGGAAGGCGGCGCTCCTCACCAACGAGCTGCACCGCCACCTCGGCATCTACTCGATCCTCGGCGCGAAAATGGGGATCCGGGCGCGGGAGATCCTCGGGGCGTCGCTGGACGAAACGGAGGTGGTCTCCTTCACCGGCCTCGGCCCCCCGCTCAGCTGCATGATCGACGGACTGCAAGCCTCCACCGGCGCGAGCCTCGGCCGGGGGACGATCCGCGCGGACGGGGAGAACCCTCGGCCGGAAGCGCTCTTCCGAAAGGGGGATCGCGCAATCCGTTTACGCATCAAAGATGAGCTGGTGGCGCGGATCCGCGCGGACATCCGCCGGGCGATCGAGGAGAAGGGAAACCTGACCCCCGCCTATTTCGCCGAGGTGCGCCGCCTTTCCCTCGTCTACTGGTTGGAGACGGACCGGGCGGAAGCGTTCGAGACGACCGAGGAGGCGCCGGCGGCGTTCCGCTGA